Genomic segment of Oscillatoria salina IIICB1:
TACAGTTGGGGCAAATTTGACTGGTTCCGTTTGCGTCTACTTTTGCAAAATAAATACCTCTTTCCCAACAAACGAATGATAGTATGTTGAGGAATGAACCCCAGGTCGCATCTAGGCAAGCTTTCCTTAAAGCAGACCTACCCAATGCCTTCAAATTCAAGTCCTCAGCAAATATCATCCCTGCTTGGTCACAAAGATGGTGAGCAGTCTTAAAGAAAAAATCTTTTCTACAGTTGTGAATTCTCTCGTGCAGCAATCCAATTTGTTTTTTGATTTGCAACCAACGTTCAGAGCCTTTTTTCTTATTCTTCAGTTTCCGTTGCAGCAATTTAAGCTTGCCTTCAGACTCCTTAAAGAACTTATGACCCTTGATTAGCTCGTTCTTTCTAAATTAGAACACAGAAATAAAAAGCCGTCCTAGAAGAACGGGGCTTTTATATATAGATGACGCAATTTGGGGGTTAAGATTTCCTCAATCAACCTCAAACTGCAATATTCACCCAAATTACCAACCAATAACCAACCGCTTCACCATCCGCGTTTATCTGCGTTTATCTGTGGTTAAAAATCTCTTCTAAAACCCGTAATTACTTTAGTCGCGAAACCGTCTTTTTTTTTTGCGCGGTCATTCTCCACCGTGTACAGAATATCATGTCAAGTCGTTAAAAATCAAGTGCTAAATCACACTAATTTCAGCTTGAGATTGAGCAATTGTCACATCTATATATAGATGACGCAATTTGGGGGTTAAGATTTCCTCAATCAACCTCAAACTGCAATATTTACCCAAATTACCAACCAATAACCAACCGTTCAATCATCCGCGTTTATCTGCGTTTATCTGTGGTTAAAAATCTCTTCTAAAACCCAACTAATCTAACCTTCGTCTTGCTGCCTCCAAAATAATCCGTTGTTCGGCACGAGCGATTGCCTGATAAGTTTTTTCCACCGCCTCAACTTCCACAGAAATAGAACTAATCCCCCAACGTACCAAACTATCAATTAATTCCGGATAAAGCACCGGAGCCTGACCGCAAATCGAACAAGGAATTTCCGTCGCTTTCGCTAAATCAATTAACTGTTTAACCGCAGCCAAAACAGCAGGATGACGCTCGTCGAACAAACTTACTAGATCGGCATTTTCGCGGTCTACACCCAAAAGTAACTGAGTTAAATCATTAGTACCGATAGAAATCCCCTGAACGCCTGCGGCAACATATTCCTGAAACTGAAACAAAACCGAAGGCACTTCTGCCATCATCCAAAGTTGAAAATTAGCCTGCTTATTTAAGCCCAAATCTACTATTCGTTGACGACAGAAAACAAACTCATCCACACTGCGGACAAAAGGCAAAATCAAACTAAGATTGTTGTAACCTTGCTGAAAAACCAAAGCCAAAGCCTGTAATTCAGCGACAAATAATTCTGGATGTAACAAATAAGTAAAAGTTCCTCGTTGTCCGAGGAGAGGATTAAGTTGAGATTTCGAGTTAGGAAGATGGTCAAAAAAACGAGGTAACTCTGGATCTCGCCAATCAGTAGAACGATAGAAAACAGAACGGGGTGCAAAAGCAGCCGCAAACTGAGTAATTGCCCCAGCTAATAATTTAATAAAAATAGGCTTTCGTTCCGGCTGTAACCACCAATTCGGTGCTTGATTTCCCAGTAACTCTAAAATTAGTAACTCCGAGCGCAACAAACCCACGCCATCCACAGGTAATTGAGCAGCTTTAGCCAGAGTATTAGTTTGGGAGAGATTGACGAATAACTGTGTGGCAATTGGATAACTAGAAACTCGATTAACAGTAGTTGCTGTAGGAGGATTGTCTTGAGTTTCCAAACAGGGTAAAACCGTTTCCTCTAACTCTAAAGATGACCCAGTGGGAACTTGAGTAGAACTTGATTTTCTGGGAGACAAACGATAAACCTCACCGCGAGTGCCATCAATTAAAAGTGACTCTCCAGGTTGAATTTTTTCGATTGCACCAGTAGCACCAACCACAGCCGGAATACCTAACTCGCGAGCAATAATTGCTGCATGAGAAGTAAGTCCAGATTTTTCTGCAACCACACCGGCAGCTTGATAAAGTAAAGGCAACCAATCAGGAACAATACTAGAAGTAATTAAAATACAGTTAGGTGGAATAGTTGGTAAATCTTCTCTGACATCGGGGACAAGAAAAGCCGGAGCGATCGCGCGTCCCCCAGAAGCAGATAAACCTTTAACAATTAAATTGGGAAGTTCGATAGTAGGGGCTACTTCTGGAGATGGTAATTGGGGAGAATCGAATTGAGTTAAATATAGCTTGTGAGAAGAACTAGATTCTGACATAGGGACAAAAATCCATTCTAGATGAAAGTGCGGCTCGTTCCCAGTAGCAAGAAGTTGAATCACCCGGATTAATTCACCCAAATCCTCATCACTCAAAGCATAACTATTTTGTTCTTCTTCACTGAGTAAATAAGCTTCTAAACTATGTTCTTCAAGATTGAGCCGATAAGCACGATTTTTGTGACCGATTTGTCGCCGTTCCACTTCACCAGTTGCCATAACAACCTGAAAAAAATCTGGGAGAACCTCTCCCTTAACAATACTGTGTCCAAAACCCCAATTAGCTTGAATGCGGGCAATCGTACCATCAGTTTCCACTATCCCAGAAGCTACAGGCGAGATCGCGCTTTGCACTAAAATTGCTAAATCTAAAGGAAATTCGCGGTGATGGCGGAAACAGTAAAATAAACAATGAGCGCTAAATAACTCTCCCCAAACTTGTTTGAGATTGGTAGCTAAACTGTCTTTTTGACAAGCACAAATTTGGGCAGGGAGTAAACCAGTTAATGGTTGGGGAAGAGAAGCACGTAAAATCAAACTAGGAGAATTTAAACTAGTCGCCTGGGCAATTAAATTAGATAACCAAACTTCCGGTAAATAAGTAGCAGCGATCGCCCGACGCAATCTTTGTGCCGTCAACTGCAAAGTTTCGCGATCGTCGAGATTAATTTGTAAAAATGAATTAGGTAATTGAGCTAATAAAGGTTCCGACTCAGCCACAAGAGTAAGAAACTCTTGGAAACTAGCAGCAGGAATCACAAAACCATCGCTTACCGGATAGCCACGTTGTGCGAGTTGGCTTAAAGCAAATGCTTTTTCTCCAACTTCTGGATAATCTGAGGATTGAATCTGATTCAGCCAGGAGAAATTTTCCACTCGAATAGTATGTCAACTTCGTAATTGCCAATGCTGTTGAGAAGTAAACAAGTTACAACAGAAAAGAAAGAGCGCAGTACAACCAGCAAAGATCCGCAAAATCACTGACAAAGGCAACCGAACAGGCGCAATAGGATAAAGATCGGCAGTAACTGGGATTTGCTGCTTTGCTGCCAAATTGGGAAACCAAAACACATAGTAACAGGGCGACATCTACTAATAATCGATATGAACTTAGCTCTAGGAAAAACAATCAGTGGGCGCTACCAAATTGTTTCTCAGTTGGGACGAGGAGGATTCGGCACGACTTTTATTGCTGTTGATAACCACTTACCCGACAAGCGACGTTGTGTGGTTAAACAACTCAAACCTCAAGCTACAGATTCGTTAACTTTAGAAATAGCCAGAAGGTTATTTGATACCGAAGCACAAACTTTGTTGCAACTGGGAACTCATCCTCAAATTCCTCAATTGTTTGCTTATTTTGAGGAGGATGAGGAATTTTATTTGGTTCAAGAGTACGTCGAAGGTACGGAACTCAACGAAGAACTAACGCCTCCTCAAACGAAAAGCGAAACCGAAGTTATCGAACTTTTGCAAGAGATTCTCGAAATTTTAAACTTCGTCCATCAACATCAGGTGATTCACCGCGATCTTAACGGACGAAACATCATTAGGCGTAAAAAAGATGGTAAATTAGTTTTAATCGATTTTGGTGCTGTTAAACAAGTTACTACTCAAGTTGCTTCCTGCGGACAAACAGATTTAACTGTGGCGATCGGAACTCCGGGATATCGTCCGAGCGAACAAGCTAATGGGAATCCTCAATTAAGTAGCGATATTTATGCTTTAGGAATGTTAATTATTCAAGCTTTGACTGGTTGTTCGCCAAATAAGTTGCCCAAAGATCCTCTGACTAGCGAAATTAGTTGGCACGAGATCGTCCAAGTTAGTCCGGGATTGAGGAAAGTGCTGGCTAAAATGGTAAGCTATGATTACCGCGATCGCTATCCGACAGCGAAAGAAGCTTTGGCGGCAGTAGCAAATTTGACGAATTCAACTACTGCTTTGATGTCATCGACTCTGCAATCGGGAAATCAAAGATTAGAAAATAAAGTTAGTTTAAAAAAGTTAAATCGTCTTCCGTGTAGTTGGTTATCTTCGGGATTGTTGGTGTTATTGGCGATCGCTGGAGGCATAATCGGGATAATTGCCCTTGGGAATTTGCGAAATACGGCTAATTCTACTAATTTATACGAACAAGGTAAGACTTTTTATGAGTTAAATCGTTACGATCGCGCTTTAGTAGCTTATCAAGGCGCGATCGCAATTCGACCCGATTATGCCGAAGCTTGGAAAGGTCAAGGAGATACTCTCAAAAGTTTAGAACAAGATCGCGAAGCTTTACAAGCTTATGAAAAAGCAATTCAACTTCAACCAGATTATTGGCAAGCTTGGCTCGGTAGGGCAGAAGTTCTTGCTAATCTAGAAGAAGTTCCCGAAGCAATTTCGGCTTTTGAAAAGGTGATTTCTCTACAACCCAAACAAGTCGCAGCTTGGTTGGGAAAAGGGAAAATTCAAATGAAGTTAGCTGAATATAGTGCCGCGATCGCTACTTTTGAACGAGTCTTAGAATTACAGCCTGATGATGCTCATACTTGGTACGAAATGGGCGAAGCTTTAAGTTATCTCGAACGTGATTCGGAAGCAGTCACAGCTTACGATCGCGCTTTAAGTTTAAAACCAGATTTTAGTCAAACTTGGTACAGTCGCGGTAATGCTTTGATGAATTTGTCTGATTATTCCCCAGCAGTTGATTCTTTCCAACAAGCAGTTAAATTTCAACCTGACTGGGCACAAGCTTGGTATAATCTCGCTACTGCTAAAAGTAAGTTAGGACAATATCAACAAGCAATTGCCGCTTACGATCGCGTGATTCAATTAACACCAAATGACTATCAAACTTGGTACGATCGCGGTTTCGCTTTTCAGCAAGAACAACGCTATCAAGAAGCAATTGCTGACTACGATCGCGCCCTCGAAATCAATACTCAAGACCCAAGCATTTGGTATCAAAGAGGTATAATATTATACAACCTCGAACGCGATCGCGAAGCGATCGTTTCCTTCGAGCAAGCCACCGCCCTCCAACCAGAATTACACCAAGCTTGGTATAATCGCGGCAATGCTCTGTTACGTTTACAACGTACCGCCGAAGCGATCGCTTCCTATGATAAAGCCCTCCTCTACAAACCTAATTATCCCGAAGCCAGTCAAGCTAAAGAACGTGCCGAAAAACAACTTTTAGGAATTACTCAAAATGATTGATGAGGATTTTATTACCACATTAATCGATAATTAGACCATTTTGTTAACAAAAATTAACATAAATTGCCGAAAATGAGGCATAAAAGCGCAACTATCTTGAGAAAGAATTTAGAATTAGAGCTTATAATCAGTACAGGAATTGTAAAATTCCCATACAGTTCTTAGCGAACCTTAAACAAAAGTGTAGCTGACACTCAAATAGTGATGCCTCGAATACTCGTCATCGACGATGACCCTGCAATCTCAGAATTAGTATCCATCAACCTAGAAATGGCAGGATACGAAGTAAATCAAGCAGCAGACGGTATAAAAGGTCAAGCTTTAGCCGTACAATTGCAGCCAGACTTGATTATGCTCGATCTAATGCTACCAAAAGTTGATGGCTTTACCGTATGTCAGCGCCTGCGTCGGGACGATCGCACTGCGGACATTCCGGTTTTAATGCTAACAGCCCTAGGTCAAACCCAAGACAAAGTAGAAGGATTTAACGCTGGTGCAGACGATTATCTCACCAAACCCTTTGAAGTCGAAGAAATGCTAGCCAGGGTGAGGGCTTTGCTGCGGCGAACCGATCGCATTCCCCAAGCCGCAAAGCACTCAGAAATCCTCAACTACGGACCCTTAACGCTAGTACCAGAAAGATTTGAAGCAATTTGGTTTGACAAAACAGTCAAACTAACTCATCTCGAATTTGAGTTGCTACATTGTTTGTTACAGCGTCACGGACAAACCGTATCTCCTAGCGAAATCCTCAAAGAAGTGTGGGGTTACGATCCCGACGACGACATCGAAACGATCCGCGTCCACATCAGACACTTGAGAACCAAACTAGAACCCGATCCCCGCCATCCGCGCTATATCAAAACCGTTTATGGTGCTGGTTACTGTTTAGAGTTACCTGGTAACGTCAACTCAGATCGAGCCGCAGTCTAAACTTAATTCCGCCTGGAGGCGGAATTAAGTTTAAATAAGTTTTTGGGGACGAAAAGAAGGATCGACAAAATCAAGAATTCGGCTAATTCTGTTCTCCCAAGAATATTGTTCCACCAAAGCGCGATCGTGAATATGGTCTGGACTCCATTGAGGATAAGCAGAAAAAACCCGTTCCAGACATCCAGCAAGTTCAGTCGCGCTATCCGGTTCGCACCAGCCAGCAATCAAAGGAGAAGAGCGAAAATCGTCCAAAGAAGGAATAGTTGTCGAAACGATCGGTTTTCCGGCAGCGATATAGTCAAATAGCTTCAACGGAGAAGTAAAATTAGCAGCTTCCCCAGAAAGATGAGGATAAACAAGAAGATCGGCAGCTTGCAGCAAACTAGCCAAATTTTTGTGAGGTAAATAACCAACTAAAGCCACATTTTCAAGCTGTTTTGACTGAACTATTTCTTGATAAGCTTGACGTTCCTTTTCCGGACCACCAGCCAAAGCAAATTGAACATTTGGCAATTGAGAAGCAACCTCAATCAAGAGATCGATACCTTTAAAAGTATGTAAAGCCCCAGCATAGACAACCAAGCGATCGCGCTTTTCAGTTAGTAATTGTTGGCGCCAAGTTCGAGCAGCTTCTGGATGACGCTCATAAAAAAATTGATTAAAACCATTATGCAATTTAACCGTCTTTTCTGGCGGCATTCCATTACGAATTAAGTTTTCTCGTACCGTATCAGCCACAGTCACAGCAACCTGTAAAAATCGCTGATTAACTATTTCCGGCTCATATTTTTTATTTTCGTAATGATGACATTCGTAAATAGCGGGGATTTCGTTCTTAACTGCGGCTTTAACAAAATTCCAATCGCGACTATGGACGATTTGAGTTTTTGGTTTCAAATGTACTGGTAAGTAATACTTACAAGCAATAGTATTAGAGTCAGTAAGCTTACCACGAATTCGGTCTATCGGATAAGGCATTGGTAAAGGAGCAACTTTTAAGCGAGACTGAAGATGGTAAAACTCTAATAACTTTAGCTCTGGTTTTCTCGGACGAAAAGGAGCAATTAAATTGAGAGGATTGAGAGAACGAAAGTCTTTTTGCAGAGATACCAAAACTGCGGGATAACCCAAATTAGCAGCAGCATTAGCTGAATGGGATACTTGCACCAAGTGAGCTTTTGGTTGAGGCAAGACATCACCAAGATAAAAAACGTAGTATTTAGCCATAAATTTTACTAACCAGAGATTGAAGGTAAAGATAGTTACTCAACTTCTAAGGGTAACTTAGGAGCTTGTTCTTCAAAGAACTCAATTGTATTTAGTAAGCGAATTGCCGACTCATAAGACTCCTCAATTAACTCTTCTTGTTCTTCAGGAGTATCGATCAAATCATCAGTTAATAAACGTAGGGAACCAATCATGCCATTAAGAGTAGTCCGAACTTCATAAGAAAGACGATTTTGTAATTCTTGAGAAATTAACAAAGAAGTTCTAATTAAAGCCGGACTGTAAGGTAAGCTCGACTTAGGCTTATCAGAAAATTGCATTTCATAGAGACGTGCATATTGACCGCCTTTAATTTCCAATAATTCTTCGTGGCTACCAATTTCCACAATTTTACCTTTTTCGAGTACCACAATTTGATAAGCTCTTTGTACCGTCGAGAGTCGGTGAGCAATAACTAAAGTAGTACGAGATCGACAGAGTTCATCAATTGCTTCCTGGACTAATCGTTCGGAAACCGTATCCAAAGCCGAAGTAGCTTCATCTAAAATGAGGATATCAGGATCGCGGAGCAAAGCACGAGCGATCGCCAATCTTTGTCGCTGTCCCCCCGAAAGCATCACCCCGCGATCGCCAATTTCCGTATCAAAGCCTTGGGGTAAATTCATGATAAACTCGTAAGCATTAGCTCGTTTAGCCGCATCAACTATTTGTTCTTCCGTGGCTTCCTCCCGACCATAAGCAAGATTGTGGCGTACTGTATTATTAAACAAAAAAGTATCTTGACTAACTACCCCCATTGCTTGCCTTAAAGAGGAAATTTTGTATTTTTTAAGATCTTTTCCATCAAAAGTAATCCGTCCCGCCGTCGGATCGTAAAATCTCGGTAGCAAATCTGCTAAAGTAGACTTACCCGCACCGGAAGAACCCACCAAAGCGATCGTCTTTCCTTTAGGTATCCATAAATCGATCTCCTTCAGTACCAACTCTTCGTGATTTGGATAGGAAAAACTTACCTTTTCAAACTTAATTCCTTCGACTAAGTTTTGATAATCTTCATCCCCCTGAACCATAAAAGGTTTATCTTTTTTATTTAAGAAATCCGCAATAATTTCCGCACTAGGAACCGCATTAGCAAACTTGCTTCTGGCACCATTTAACTTACCCATAAACGGCAGCAAGCGAAATAACAAAACCAAATACACAGCCAAATCTGTCGAAACCGTTTCTAGCTGCTGAGAAAAGATATAACTCCCACAAATCACGATTAATAACAAAGCAATAATTCCCGAAACTTCATTAATCGGTGCAACTGCACCATAATTAGCTTCTGCTTGAAAATCCGCTTGCTCTCTTTCCCTAATTATTTTTTTGATTTTTTGATATTCTTCTTCTTCTTTACTAACCGTTTTAATTAAACGAATACCCGTTAATATTTCATATAATTTATTAGAATATTCTTGGGACTTTTTAGTTAAACTTCTTCCAATTTGTTTAGCTCTTTTAATAAAATATTGATTGACTAAAGCCACCAAAAATAGCAAAAAAGTTGCCACAATAGTCAACTGCCAAGAAAGGGAAAGGAGAAAAGCGATAAAAACGAGAATAGTGATCGAATCGCTAAACATAGAAATTGCCACTTTTACCGCACCAGCAGTCTTACCTACCTCCGTACTAATACGATTGATAATATCGCCAATTTTGTACTTAGCATAAAAATCTATATCGACATCTAAGAGCAATCTTAGCCCTTCTAAGCGCATCCCATTCACCAAAGAACGAGATAAATAACCAGCAGTTAACGAATTAGCATAATTAGCAATATTTTTCAGAATAATTGCCAGCAGAACTGCCCCCGTCATTGCCATTAACTTTTGCTCTTCTGGGAAGCTATCAAAAAAAGACAAAACCTTTTGCAGTGCCGGGGGACCTCCCTTCAATTCAAACTCTTCCTTACCCAAAAATGCCAATAACAAAGGTACAATCAAAGCAGTTCCTACACCATTAAACAGCGCTCCAGAAAAGCCGAGAATGACAGTAGCAGCTACCAACCAAGGATATTTAAAAGCGAATCTTAGAAGTAAGCGATTTGGGGAAGACATAAACTCTTTTCTCGTTGTAAAGTAAAAAAAACAATTAGCAATTTTGTCTAATTTTTTGCCAAGGTTCGATGACCGAAGCAAGAACATTTGCCATTGTCTCAACGCTATAATATTCCACACAGCGTTCTCGCGCCTTTTTTCCTTTCTCAGTAGCCAATTCCCAATTATCAAAGATAATCTTAATCGCTG
This window contains:
- a CDS encoding tetratricopeptide repeat protein encodes the protein MNLALGKTISGRYQIVSQLGRGGFGTTFIAVDNHLPDKRRCVVKQLKPQATDSLTLEIARRLFDTEAQTLLQLGTHPQIPQLFAYFEEDEEFYLVQEYVEGTELNEELTPPQTKSETEVIELLQEILEILNFVHQHQVIHRDLNGRNIIRRKKDGKLVLIDFGAVKQVTTQVASCGQTDLTVAIGTPGYRPSEQANGNPQLSSDIYALGMLIIQALTGCSPNKLPKDPLTSEISWHEIVQVSPGLRKVLAKMVSYDYRDRYPTAKEALAAVANLTNSTTALMSSTLQSGNQRLENKVSLKKLNRLPCSWLSSGLLVLLAIAGGIIGIIALGNLRNTANSTNLYEQGKTFYELNRYDRALVAYQGAIAIRPDYAEAWKGQGDTLKSLEQDREALQAYEKAIQLQPDYWQAWLGRAEVLANLEEVPEAISAFEKVISLQPKQVAAWLGKGKIQMKLAEYSAAIATFERVLELQPDDAHTWYEMGEALSYLERDSEAVTAYDRALSLKPDFSQTWYSRGNALMNLSDYSPAVDSFQQAVKFQPDWAQAWYNLATAKSKLGQYQQAIAAYDRVIQLTPNDYQTWYDRGFAFQQEQRYQEAIADYDRALEINTQDPSIWYQRGIILYNLERDREAIVSFEQATALQPELHQAWYNRGNALLRLQRTAEAIASYDKALLYKPNYPEASQAKERAEKQLLGITQND
- a CDS encoding RNA-guided endonuclease InsQ/TnpB family protein, which encodes MKGHKFFKESEGKLKLLQRKLKNKKKGSERWLQIKKQIGLLHERIHNCRKDFFFKTAHHLCDQAGMIFAEDLNLKALGRSALRKACLDATWGSFLNILSFVCWERGIYFAKVDANGTSQICPNCRVNCGKKDLSQRIHHCNSCGYQTDRDVAAAQVVKERGLSTVGQTGKMLTEGKEIGAGVYTPARLSL
- a CDS encoding putative PEP-binding protein; the encoded protein is MENFSWLNQIQSSDYPEVGEKAFALSQLAQRGYPVSDGFVIPAASFQEFLTLVAESEPLLAQLPNSFLQINLDDRETLQLTAQRLRRAIAATYLPEVWLSNLIAQATSLNSPSLILRASLPQPLTGLLPAQICACQKDSLATNLKQVWGELFSAHCLFYCFRHHREFPLDLAILVQSAISPVASGIVETDGTIARIQANWGFGHSIVKGEVLPDFFQVVMATGEVERRQIGHKNRAYRLNLEEHSLEAYLLSEEEQNSYALSDEDLGELIRVIQLLATGNEPHFHLEWIFVPMSESSSSHKLYLTQFDSPQLPSPEVAPTIELPNLIVKGLSASGGRAIAPAFLVPDVREDLPTIPPNCILITSSIVPDWLPLLYQAAGVVAEKSGLTSHAAIIARELGIPAVVGATGAIEKIQPGESLLIDGTRGEVYRLSPRKSSSTQVPTGSSLELEETVLPCLETQDNPPTATTVNRVSSYPIATQLFVNLSQTNTLAKAAQLPVDGVGLLRSELLILELLGNQAPNWWLQPERKPIFIKLLAGAITQFAAAFAPRSVFYRSTDWRDPELPRFFDHLPNSKSQLNPLLGQRGTFTYLLHPELFVAELQALALVFQQGYNNLSLILPFVRSVDEFVFCRQRIVDLGLNKQANFQLWMMAEVPSVLFQFQEYVAAGVQGISIGTNDLTQLLLGVDRENADLVSLFDERHPAVLAAVKQLIDLAKATEIPCSICGQAPVLYPELIDSLVRWGISSISVEVEAVEKTYQAIARAEQRIILEAARRRLD
- a CDS encoding ABC transporter ATP-binding protein produces the protein MSSPNRLLLRFAFKYPWLVAATVILGFSGALFNGVGTALIVPLLLAFLGKEEFELKGGPPALQKVLSFFDSFPEEQKLMAMTGAVLLAIILKNIANYANSLTAGYLSRSLVNGMRLEGLRLLLDVDIDFYAKYKIGDIINRISTEVGKTAGAVKVAISMFSDSITILVFIAFLLSLSWQLTIVATFLLFLVALVNQYFIKRAKQIGRSLTKKSQEYSNKLYEILTGIRLIKTVSKEEEEYQKIKKIIREREQADFQAEANYGAVAPINEVSGIIALLLIVICGSYIFSQQLETVSTDLAVYLVLLFRLLPFMGKLNGARSKFANAVPSAEIIADFLNKKDKPFMVQGDEDYQNLVEGIKFEKVSFSYPNHEELVLKEIDLWIPKGKTIALVGSSGAGKSTLADLLPRFYDPTAGRITFDGKDLKKYKISSLRQAMGVVSQDTFLFNNTVRHNLAYGREEATEEQIVDAAKRANAYEFIMNLPQGFDTEIGDRGVMLSGGQRQRLAIARALLRDPDILILDEATSALDTVSERLVQEAIDELCRSRTTLVIAHRLSTVQRAYQIVVLEKGKIVEIGSHEELLEIKGGQYARLYEMQFSDKPKSSLPYSPALIRTSLLISQELQNRLSYEVRTTLNGMIGSLRLLTDDLIDTPEEQEELIEESYESAIRLLNTIEFFEEQAPKLPLEVE
- a CDS encoding response regulator transcription factor, encoding MPRILVIDDDPAISELVSINLEMAGYEVNQAADGIKGQALAVQLQPDLIMLDLMLPKVDGFTVCQRLRRDDRTADIPVLMLTALGQTQDKVEGFNAGADDYLTKPFEVEEMLARVRALLRRTDRIPQAAKHSEILNYGPLTLVPERFEAIWFDKTVKLTHLEFELLHCLLQRHGQTVSPSEILKEVWGYDPDDDIETIRVHIRHLRTKLEPDPRHPRYIKTVYGAGYCLELPGNVNSDRAAV
- a CDS encoding glycosyltransferase, whose amino-acid sequence is MAKYYVFYLGDVLPQPKAHLVQVSHSANAAANLGYPAVLVSLQKDFRSLNPLNLIAPFRPRKPELKLLEFYHLQSRLKVAPLPMPYPIDRIRGKLTDSNTIACKYYLPVHLKPKTQIVHSRDWNFVKAAVKNEIPAIYECHHYENKKYEPEIVNQRFLQVAVTVADTVRENLIRNGMPPEKTVKLHNGFNQFFYERHPEAARTWRQQLLTEKRDRLVVYAGALHTFKGIDLLIEVASQLPNVQFALAGGPEKERQAYQEIVQSKQLENVALVGYLPHKNLASLLQAADLLVYPHLSGEAANFTSPLKLFDYIAAGKPIVSTTIPSLDDFRSSPLIAGWCEPDSATELAGCLERVFSAYPQWSPDHIHDRALVEQYSWENRISRILDFVDPSFRPQKLI